One Primulina eburnea isolate SZY01 chromosome 4, ASM2296580v1, whole genome shotgun sequence genomic window, CCTTTCATTTCTTGATCTCTGCAGCTGTATCCATTTGACCACCCTCCATACATCTTTTTTCATTATTATTGCCAAGGTTACTCCAATATTCAACCATTTTAGGCATTTACCCCTGCCAAAAGTCCTCTGTTTGGAGACTACAACACAAGTGCCTTCACAATCAAACAAGGACCATCATCCTCTTTTTGCTATTTGATCAGGCAGCATATGTTGCAGACTGTTCAAGCCATTCAAGTGTATATCTTGCTTGTGTTGGGCAGTTTATACTTTATAGCCTTTATAATAAGCTGGTCCATGCCTTGATCTCTGTAGTTGTTTTGGGCAATCAGATTAATACTTTCTCTGCTCCTGTAATGTCTTGCATTCTCACAGTTTTACTCATATATTTATTGATATAGAGGATTTGTGTCTCTTAGGAAATTGCTTGGTATATGGGCCTCGATCTTGGAAAAGTCCATGTCAAGCGGTTTGCTGATGGAGAAATTTATGTTCAACTGCAAGAGAGTGTACGAGGATGTGATGTGTACTTGGTCCAACCCACCTGTCCTCCAGCCAACGAAAATCTTATGGAGCTTTTGGTAATGATAGATGCTTGCCGAAGGGCTTCAGCCAAAAATATTACCGCAGTGATTCCGTACTTTGGATATGCTAGAGCTGATAGAAAGGCAAGTTCAACATATGTTTTACTAGCTAGATGAGTTCTTAATGATGCACACATGCTTGATGAATTTGACAACCGATTATTTAACAAGTATCTAGCTCTTGAGTGATGATATGAATTCACCATTTTCAGCTGCACTCTATTTCACCCTGTGAAATTGTTTTGTTTTTCTATCACTAGACCCAAGGACGTGAATCTATTGCTGCCAAGCTAGTGGCCAACCTAATCACAGAGGCAGGTGCAGATCGCGTACTTGCTTGTGATCTCCACTCTGGTCAGTCCATGGGTTACTTTGATATTCCAGTGGACCATGTTTATTGTCAGGTAATCGCATAAAGTTTCTGTTCTCTAGTTTTTTTTCCTATTAATTAGTCACTGTTTTAACTCTTTTTTCACTGCAAAAGCCTGTCATCCTCGATTATCTTGCGAGCAAGAAAATATGTTCCAATGACTTGGTAGTGGTCTCTCCAGATGTCGGAGGAGTTGCAAGAGCTCGAGCTTTCGCCAAGAAACTATCTGATGCACCTCTAGCCATTGTGGATAAAAGGCGTCAGGGTCATAACATTGCCGAGGTAGTTTTGTGCTAACCTATTGTTCTACAATTTATTGAGTTGATAATTTATGTGCTACAAACAggtaataaatttattttctatcATTTGACCTCTTATTTATGAGCCAGGTGAATTTTGAAGGCTAAAAGATGTTATGCCAAACTATGTAAGATTAAATGTATGAAATGTGTCGACCAGAGTTGATGTCACGATTTTTAGCGTTGCATTAATTTTTACAAGTATTACTTGAGGTACGATTTGCTTGAATGCTGCCTTAGATTACGATTTACTTGAATGCTGCGTTAGATCAGTTTATGTGTTATCGAACTAGCTAAACCCTGGTATTAATATTATAGCATTCAAGAAAACTCATAATTACTCTTTGGTGGTCTTTATGCATGCAAATGGTAATCATATGGCGTCTTATACTTATAGACAGTGTTTATATTTTTAAGACGATCTGCAGGCCCTATAGTTTCCACCAGTTAACATACAAGGATCCGTTTTGGTCCTAGTGGCCTTTAGAAATGATTATTTATCAAATCTATCTGCTCCGAACTGACTAACCGAAATACTAACTTACCTTTCTTGTTTAAAGTTTTAGTATCATGTTAAACAACGTCCATAGCTATTTGCAGGTAATGAATTTGATAGGTGATGTTAAAGGAAAAGTTGCAGTTATGGTGGATGATATGATTGACACAGCAGGTAAGTAAAAGCTTATATAATTACATTATGGTATTCTTTCTTTGAAAATGGTGTGAGATTGAACTCCAATATCGCATTCTCATATTTTCTAATCTTGAAAATTGCATTCAAGAAAATAATTTATGAATTAAAGCATCATGCGTCATTACAAGTTTACAACAATCTTACTTAGAGCTTGCAAAGCTTTGTCTGCCAGTTAATAATTTGAAATCGACGAGGATCAATGAGAAGCTGAATGCCgatttttttctttcatttaaACCTTCAAATGCTGACATATCTGTTGGCTCTTAGGAACTATTGCCAAAGGTGCAGCTTTGCTCCATGAGGAAGGTGCTAGGGAAGTATATGCATGCAGCTCTCATGCTGTTTTCAGGTGACTAATAGAGTCAATCCTTTGCCAATTAACCAGAACAAACTTCTATGTGCTAGCTGCTTTTTTTGTAACAGTTCATATACTATTGAACAAATTCTCTCAGCATTTTTTGTTATGTATATATTTGTCTGATGTGCAGTCATATACTAGTGGTATTCAAGTATAAAATTTTCAAGTCAATTTGCTTGAATatttatgcaagttaagttCAATTAACCATCACTTGGTATTACTCTATTTGTTGTACATATTTTTCAAAATCGTATACATGTACCATGTGACTGAAAGAATTGGATATCTTGCAATTTAATTTTCAAATGCATAGCTTTTACAATTGACTATCAAATGGTTACGCATTGCAAATCGACAAACTCTATTAGTGACTTCAGTTTTACATGCTTACGGTGGGAAATATTATTGTGTTGTCTTAACATGATGACTGGTGAAACTCACTCTTGATTTATCatattttcggttttttatgaaaattaagaTATTCTCTTGTTTTCCAA contains:
- the LOC140828903 gene encoding ribose-phosphate pyrophosphokinase 1-like produces the protein MASLVFRAPSPCSASCSFSRGSLTHPSCISQRMLAPNAVRCEQMEPVNGKPCFPVLNDNMLPKFLQSKRLEKAMNRNSGNTRLKIFSGTANSALSQEIAWYMGLDLGKVHVKRFADGEIYVQLQESVRGCDVYLVQPTCPPANENLMELLVMIDACRRASAKNITAVIPYFGYARADRKTQGRESIAAKLVANLITEAGADRVLACDLHSGQSMGYFDIPVDHVYCQPVILDYLASKKICSNDLVVVSPDVGGVARARAFAKKLSDAPLAIVDKRRQGHNIAEVMNLIGDVKGKVAVMVDDMIDTAGTIAKGAALLHEEGAREVYACSSHAVFSPPAVERLSSGLFQEVIITNTVPVMEKNYFPQLTVLSVANILGETIWRVHDDCSVSSIFQ